The Aerosakkonema funiforme FACHB-1375 genome contains the following window.
TAGCAGCCAAGTGATGAGAAACTGTTGGAAAGGTGTAAATATACGATTCATCAGTCTGCAATGGGCAGTTGGTTGTTCGTTTCAGTTCTTTTTCATCTAATACTTATCATGATAAGCTGCGATTGCGTAATGTCTCCGTAGGAGAATCGATCTGATTCTGGTGAATTGAGAATTGTAGTGTTGGGTTTCCTGGCGTCAACCCAACCTACGATAACTGCAATACTTACGTATACTGAGCGACTATTACCGATCGCCCGTAAAAACTCGGTTTCATGGGATTATCGAGTCAGCGTTCTAAGGTTGGTAGCAACGGCAGGTGCAATAGCTTGAGGGGCGTTCGCGTCTTTTTCTACGTTAACGTGGCCGGGAATCATCATGGCCAGCGTTCCAAAGACGATCGCTGCTAAAATGTTGCTGCCAATGGGAAGTCTATCTTGCATTTAAAGAACCTCCGAAAAGATGCTGTTATCCTGAGATCGCTAAGATTTGCCAGCGACTGCGTTGCTCTAAAGTGTCCGCTACGTATCTATACAGTCTTGGGCAATCTGTTTACGAAAACTACACCAGTAATTTCACTGTAAGCCTACTACATTTTTAAACAGAGGATTTATCTCAATGGTAGTTAGCGATCGCGATCGCCTTAAAAATCGGAACAATTGTCTAGCCTCTGGCGTATACGATCTGCATTGACTGATGGGAACGATGGAATATATGTTTAAACCATTACCAGTAATCTAATCTGAACATGATTTCGGCGATTAGCTGCGATCGACAAACTGAATTACTCCCCATTGCCCATTCGTTAACCAATCAGGGTCTTGATGATTTAGCATCTCTATTTGCGCTGTTTGCAGTCCGGCGGCGAGTTCCGATTTAAGAGTGCGTAAAGCAACAAGCGGTGCCGGAAAGTAGGAGACAATATCTCCGTAGGGAGTGGTAAACGGCCAGTGGCGATCTCCCATACTGCGGCGGTAATTCGCATCTCCCTTAAGGAAGATTAAATGCGATCGAGCTAAATCGTTAACAATTGTATCTGGCATTTCCCATAAGGGTAGGGGCGATGTCCAAAACAGATGTTCGCGCAGCTTTAAACGATTGTTAGCAATATAGTTTTTTAACCGTAAAGCAAACGCTTTCACATCGCGATCGCTGGATTTAGCCAGAAATTCTGTAGTATAAATGACATCTTTTATGGTCGCATCGGAAACAAATGTAGGATGAGCTTTCAGATGGAAGTAAACTGTTCCCGCCGCATTAGTTGTCAGCAGGAAATCGGCTATGCACAAATCGCCGATCAGTTCAAAACCTGCATTATCGATGATGAAGTCTATGCGCGTGCTGCTGAAGCTGGCAATGCGATCGGCAACTTTTGATGTATCATCTGCTAGAATATAAGATTTTTCGCGCTCCGACTCGACTCGGTTTTGCTCGACTTCGCCAGCAGGCCACAAACTCATATCGGCGCGATTGCCCCACAAATCGAAATAGATTAATTCTTTCAAATATGTTTTGTTGGGGTGGATATCCTGAATGGCGTTATTAACAAAGTTGCTTAAGGCAGCGATCGCATCTATTGCTGTTGACAAACCCAAATTTTTTTGATATTCAAATGGATCGACTGCTTGCCATCTTCCGGGTTGGAAATAATGGGTCGCCTCCAAAATGCGCCGATAAAAGTAGGCTTCGGCAAAATACCAGGGAATTTCCAGCCAATTGCAATTTTGGAAGGGTTCTAGATAAGATGTCCATGCTGCCAAATCCGGGCTGTGGGTGTCTTGGAGCGGTCGCACCAATCCGTAGGGTATTTCTTGAATTAGTTTTTCCAGGTTTTCGACAATTTCTGGGGTAAAATCGTTTTCGGCGATAACTCGTTTGGCAATTACCCCTAAGCGCACTGCAACTGAGGAGTGAGCGAAAGATCCTTCGTCCGACCCTTTGATCGGTGGGGGCATTAATTCTGGATCTGGAAAGTTTCTTTGTTTCATGATAGCTAGGGACTAGGGCGTCGGGGCTAGGGGCTAGGGAAGAGGGAAGAGCGGGAGAGCAGGAGAGTGGGAGAGTGGGAGAGTGGGAGAGTGGGAGAGCGGGAGAGTGGGAGAGTGGGAGAGCGTAAGAATTAATATTTTCCCTCTTCCCCTAATTCCTAATCCCTAACCCCTAATCCCTAACCCCTAATCCCTAACCCCTAACCCCTAGCCCCTAGCCCTAACCCCTAAACGCGGTTGCTGTAAAATGAGAGTTTATCCAAATTTCAGCAGATCTCGATAATGGTATGGCAGTTTATCAAGTCCGGCTGGTAAATGAGGCGATCGCACTCGATCGGACGATCGCAGTTCCCGATTCCGAGTATATTCTAGATATTGCCGAACAAGTTGGCATCCGGTTGCCATCTGGCTGCAAGCAAGGAGATTGTTCTGCCTGTATTGCTAAGCTGATTGAGGGTGAAGTAGACCAAAGCGAACAAAAGTTTCTGCGTCCCCAAGAAGTAGCGGCTGGCTACACCGTTACTTGTGTAGCATACCCTTTATCGGATTGTACTTTGCTGACGCATCAAGAACAAGTTTTATATCAATCTTCTCTTTATTTTTCCTCAAAAACACAGCCATCTCAGTCGGCAATTCAAAGTTAAAACGAGAAGAATAGATAGCAGCAAAGAGAATTAGAGCGAGTCATATCGATCGCCCGCTCAAAAAAGCTTTATATTAAATTTGGCAATTTGAAAGTATTCATCCTTGTTCGGTTCGCAAGCGATCGGGTTTTCATAGATAATTTGTACTTGGAGTAATAACCGTACTCATTGGCAGATCCTTCGGAAAACACTAAAAATATTGCCGTAATCTCATGTGTCATCTCCAAAGGGGTTACACGAGAATCAAGATAGTAAGAAGTCTGGATGGGATGGATTTCGATTTCCGACTTCTTGTGTTCCTTACATTCGGAATTGTTCTATGAAGACCCAAACCCGTTCAGAATCAGCTTACAGCACATTTATCGATCGGGTCGAATCGTCCCAAGTTCAACGGGTGATTATCAAACCCAATGTCTCCCTTGGGGGAACTGCTTCGCATCGGATTGAATACACCCTGAAACCCGAATTTGGCTTTCAGCAATACTATACAAATTTCTCTGGCAACCTTGAAAAACTAACGAGCTTGTTGGAGAATCACGGTGTAGAATTCAACACTCCCAACGACTCGGAAATGACTGCGGGTATCTTGGGATTGCTGCTTTCTACCGGACTGCTGATGGGTTTGTTCGCATGGCTGCTGAAATTCAGTAACTCAGGTGGTAGCATCGGCGTGGGTATGGGTTTGGGCAAAAGTAATGCACGAGTTTACAAAGGCGGTAAAACTGGCACCACTTTTGCTGATGTCGCAGGTGTGGATGAGGCGAAGTTTGAACTGCAAGAAGTGGTTGATTTCTTAGCCAATGGCGAGAAATACCGCCAAATTGGGGCAAAAATTCCGAAAGGAGTGCTTTTAGTTGGCCCTCCGGGAACTGGTAAGACGCTGCTGGCGAAAGCTATTGCTGGGGAGGCGGGGGTTCCTTTCTTGAATATGTCTGGATCGGAATTCGTGGAAGTTTTTGTAGGGGTGGGTGCTTCGCGGGTGCGCGATTTGTTCGACAAAGCTAAAAGGCAGGCTCCTTGTATTATCTTTATTGATGAACTGGATGCGATCGGTAAAACTCGCGGTGGCGGTATTCCCAACGGCGGTAATGACGAACGTGAACAAACTTTGAACCAATTGCTGACAGAAATGGACGGTTTTGATGGTAACGATGGCGTCATTGTAATTGCAGCTACCAATCGTCCGGAAATCCTCGACCCAGCATTACGTCGTCCCGGTCGTTTCGATCGCCAAGTGTTAGTCGATCGCCCGGATAAAAGCGGTAGATTGGAGATCTTGCGGGTTCATGCGCGTGCGGTAACTCTGGGTGAAAATGTCGATTTGGAGGTTATCGCCGCTCAAACGGCTGGTTTTGTCGGTGCAGATTTAGCTAATCTGGTAAATGAAGCGGCGCTGATGGCTGCACGCCACAATCGTCAGGCAGTTTTGATGGCAGATTTTAAAGAAGCGATCGAACGAGTGATTGCCGGATTGGAAAAGCGATCGCGCATTCTTACACCAATTGAGCGACAAACTGTAGCTTATCACGAAGTCGGTCATGCTTTGGTGGGCGCACTGATGCCTGGTAGTGGTAAGGTAACGAAAATCTCGATCGTACCTCGCGGATTGGGGGCTTTGGGCTATACTTTGCAAATGCCGGAAGACGATCGCTTTTTGATGACAGAAGATGAGTTGCGTGGAAAATTGGCGACTTTGTTGGGTGGGCGATCGGCTGAGGAAATCATCTTTGGTAAAGTATCTACAGGCGCTAGTGATGATATCCAAAAAGCAACGGATCTAGCCGAACGTGCCGTTACGCAGTATGGTATGAGCAGTACCCTTGGCCCTGTGGCGTTTGAGAAGAATTCCGCGCAGTTTTTGGAGGGAAGTAGTTCTCGACGGTCGATTAGTACTGAAGTCGCGACAGAGATCGATCGTCAAGTCAAACAAAGCATTGATAAAGCGCACGATATGGCGCAGGAAATTTTGCGACTCAATCGCGATTTGTTGGAGTCTACAACTCAAGTTTTGTTAGAGAAAGAAGTGTTGGAAGGTGAGGAACTGCAAGGGATTTTAGATCGGGTAAAAGCACCAGCCGGATTGAATCTTTGGTTAGTAAAGGGTTAGGTTTGTTTTTCAAGTAAGGATTTGTAGCGTATATGAAAATACTCGCTACAAGTCCTTGTTTGTATTTGAATATCATATCCTGTAGCATCGGTTGCCTAAAAAATCTCTTTCATATCTGCGTTTATCTGCGTTTATCTGCTTACATCTGCGGTAAAAATTTAACCCCTAATACCCACAGATAATCTTTAGGATCGCTCATATACTACCAATGCCACCGGACATAATATTATACCAAATCCGGGAACTATTGTAGAGACGTTTCATGAAACGTCTCTACAATATTCAAAG
Protein-coding sequences here:
- a CDS encoding damage-control phosphatase ARMT1 family protein; this translates as MKQRNFPDPELMPPPIKGSDEGSFAHSSVAVRLGVIAKRVIAENDFTPEIVENLEKLIQEIPYGLVRPLQDTHSPDLAAWTSYLEPFQNCNWLEIPWYFAEAYFYRRILEATHYFQPGRWQAVDPFEYQKNLGLSTAIDAIAALSNFVNNAIQDIHPNKTYLKELIYFDLWGNRADMSLWPAGEVEQNRVESEREKSYILADDTSKVADRIASFSSTRIDFIIDNAGFELIGDLCIADFLLTTNAAGTVYFHLKAHPTFVSDATIKDVIYTTEFLAKSSDRDVKAFALRLKNYIANNRLKLREHLFWTSPLPLWEMPDTIVNDLARSHLIFLKGDANYRRSMGDRHWPFTTPYGDIVSYFPAPLVALRTLKSELAAGLQTAQIEMLNHQDPDWLTNGQWGVIQFVDRS
- the ftsH gene encoding ATP-dependent zinc metalloprotease FtsH, which gives rise to MKTQTRSESAYSTFIDRVESSQVQRVIIKPNVSLGGTASHRIEYTLKPEFGFQQYYTNFSGNLEKLTSLLENHGVEFNTPNDSEMTAGILGLLLSTGLLMGLFAWLLKFSNSGGSIGVGMGLGKSNARVYKGGKTGTTFADVAGVDEAKFELQEVVDFLANGEKYRQIGAKIPKGVLLVGPPGTGKTLLAKAIAGEAGVPFLNMSGSEFVEVFVGVGASRVRDLFDKAKRQAPCIIFIDELDAIGKTRGGGIPNGGNDEREQTLNQLLTEMDGFDGNDGVIVIAATNRPEILDPALRRPGRFDRQVLVDRPDKSGRLEILRVHARAVTLGENVDLEVIAAQTAGFVGADLANLVNEAALMAARHNRQAVLMADFKEAIERVIAGLEKRSRILTPIERQTVAYHEVGHALVGALMPGSGKVTKISIVPRGLGALGYTLQMPEDDRFLMTEDELRGKLATLLGGRSAEEIIFGKVSTGASDDIQKATDLAERAVTQYGMSSTLGPVAFEKNSAQFLEGSSSRRSISTEVATEIDRQVKQSIDKAHDMAQEILRLNRDLLESTTQVLLEKEVLEGEELQGILDRVKAPAGLNLWLVKG
- a CDS encoding 2Fe-2S iron-sulfur cluster-binding protein gives rise to the protein MAVYQVRLVNEAIALDRTIAVPDSEYILDIAEQVGIRLPSGCKQGDCSACIAKLIEGEVDQSEQKFLRPQEVAAGYTVTCVAYPLSDCTLLTHQEQVLYQSSLYFSSKTQPSQSAIQS